A window of the Sporohalobacter salinus genome harbors these coding sequences:
- a CDS encoding MBL fold metallo-hydrolase: protein MDIKQIKDNIYYLDNASNIGMIKTGKEAILIDSGLDDSTAKKALNILKQEGISPTVLINTHAHADHCGGNAYLKEKLDIEIYTSRLEADLIEKPYLEPFFLFSGASPIEDLKNKFLMAKDSQVDYIIDNDTDHLIINGVELDIFALPGHTAGQIGIGAAGVLFCGDAIFTKKALEKHKMLFHTDILQQKETLSLLKESNYDFYLPTHGGVVEDIESLIELNLNSIKEIEEYLLELLTEQKLTTEEVLKKLCQHFDNELTEVSQYYLTQTIAKAYLSSLYQQQKIDLVIKSNLLYWYKD from the coding sequence GTGGATATAAAACAGATTAAAGATAATATATATTATCTTGATAATGCTAGTAATATAGGTATGATTAAAACTGGAAAGGAAGCAATTTTAATCGACAGTGGTCTTGATGATAGTACGGCTAAAAAAGCATTGAATATTCTTAAACAAGAAGGAATTTCCCCGACGGTTCTAATTAATACTCATGCTCATGCAGATCACTGTGGGGGTAATGCATATTTAAAGGAAAAATTAGATATAGAAATTTATACTTCTCGTCTAGAGGCAGACTTGATAGAAAAACCATATTTAGAACCATTTTTTTTATTTTCAGGTGCTAGTCCAATTGAGGATTTGAAGAATAAATTTTTAATGGCTAAGGATTCCCAAGTTGATTATATAATTGATAATGATACGGATCACCTAATAATTAATGGAGTAGAATTAGATATTTTTGCTTTACCAGGCCATACAGCAGGGCAGATTGGAATTGGAGCAGCAGGAGTTTTATTTTGTGGTGATGCCATTTTTACTAAAAAAGCTTTAGAGAAGCATAAGATGCTCTTTCATACTGATATACTTCAGCAAAAAGAGACATTATCTTTGCTTAAAGAAAGCAATTATGATTTCTATCTTCCAACTCATGGTGGGGTAGTAGAAGATATTGAATCTTTAATTGAGTTAAATTTAAATTCTATAAAAGAAATTGAAGAATATTTACTAGAATTATTAACAGAACAAAAATTGACTACTGAAGAGGTATTAAAAAAATTATGCCAACATTTTGATAATGAATTAACAGAAGTTTCTCAGTATTATTTAACCCAGACTATTGCTAAGGCTTACCTTAGTTCACTTTATCAGCAGCAGAAAATAGATTTAGTAATAAAGAGTAACTTATTATATTGGTATAAAGATTAA
- a CDS encoding cold-shock protein — METGKVKWFDSKKGYGFIERPEEDDVFVHFSAIQEEGFKDLEEGVEVEFEVVEGDKGLQAENVVKL, encoded by the coding sequence ATGGAAACAGGAAAGGTAAAATGGTTCGATTCTAAAAAGGGTTATGGATTTATTGAGCGACCAGAGGAAGACGATGTATTTGTTCACTTCTCTGCTATTCAAGAAGAAGGTTTCAAGGACTTAGAAGAAGGCGTAGAAGTGGAATTTGAAGTAGTTGAAGGCGACAAAGGACTACAAGCTGAAAACGTAGTCAAGCTATAA
- a CDS encoding DUF4349 domain-containing protein, with the protein MRILRFKSLVVLLGLSLIVLVTASCQVPSTGLKDSLGKESIKTAVKEPANLKGKSKGKSRKKLSADQKVSSEMKDRKIIKKANLSLERKDLKGINKEVKELAKEYEGYIVNSHQWQSKDQQKHFRYTLRIPQQNFEAAMTKLKDLGKLKDEQLNGRDITREYINLEARLKNFKAQEERYLELLNQAKDVEDMLKIEKELNRVRGKIEQFQGRLKYYDNRVDLATINVNISQPPPVIKNNWQIINSFKEAIRGFVKSINLIIILIGTLLPWLFFVALIGMLGYIIFKAKRK; encoded by the coding sequence ATGCGAATTTTAAGATTTAAAAGCTTAGTAGTTTTACTTGGGCTTTCATTGATTGTATTAGTTACAGCTTCCTGTCAGGTTCCTTCAACTGGACTAAAAGATTCATTAGGGAAGGAGTCAATAAAGACTGCAGTTAAAGAGCCTGCTAATCTAAAGGGAAAAAGTAAGGGGAAAAGTAGAAAAAAATTATCTGCTGATCAAAAAGTGTCATCGGAGATGAAAGATAGAAAAATAATTAAAAAAGCTAATCTTAGCTTAGAACGGAAGGATTTAAAAGGAATTAATAAAGAAGTTAAAGAATTAGCCAAAGAGTATGAAGGATATATTGTAAATTCTCATCAATGGCAGAGTAAAGACCAGCAGAAACATTTTCGTTATACGTTACGTATTCCTCAACAGAATTTTGAAGCAGCAATGACTAAACTTAAAGATTTAGGGAAGCTTAAAGATGAACAACTTAATGGTCGGGATATTACTAGAGAATATATTAATTTAGAGGCTCGATTAAAGAACTTTAAGGCTCAGGAGGAAAGATATTTAGAGTTATTAAACCAAGCCAAAGATGTAGAAGATATGTTAAAAATAGAGAAAGAATTAAATCGAGTTAGAGGAAAGATTGAGCAGTTTCAAGGGCGGTTAAAGTATTATGATAACCGAGTTGATTTGGCAACAATAAATGTTAATATCTCTCAGCCACCGCCAGTAATAAAGAATAATTGGCAGATTATTAATAGTTTTAAAGAAGCAATTAGAGGTTTTGTAAAGAGTATTAATTTAATTATTATTTTAATAGGTACTTTGTTGCCTTGGCTTTTCTTTGTAGCTTTGATAGGAATGCTTGGTTATATCATCTTTAAAGCTAAAAGAAAATAA
- a CDS encoding cold-shock protein, with the protein METGTVKWFDSNKGYGFIERPEEDDVFVHFSAIQEEGFKDLEEGVEVEFNIVEGDKGLQAEDVVKL; encoded by the coding sequence ATGGAAACAGGAACAGTAAAATGGTTTGATTCTAACAAAGGTTATGGATTTATTGAACGACCAGAAGAAGACGACGTATTCGTTCACTTCTCTGCTATTCAGGAAGAAGGTTTCAAGGACTTAGAAGAAGGCGTAGAAGTGGAATTTAACATAGTTGAAGGTGACAAGGGACTACAAGCTGAAGACGTAGTTAAGCTGTAA
- a CDS encoding Fur family transcriptional regulator, whose protein sequence is MGTQPKRRMTKQRKKILEVLRSTTSHPTADWIYDQVKQEIPNISLGTVYRNLNVLKEMGEIRELDYGSSHSHFDGNAEKHYHFTCLECGKICDVDESLHFELNQNVEEKLGCSIDYHRLEFFGVCSECKANKNKTD, encoded by the coding sequence ATGGGTACCCAGCCTAAAAGACGAATGACTAAACAGAGAAAGAAAATATTAGAAGTGTTGCGTAGTACTACATCTCATCCAACTGCTGACTGGATTTATGATCAAGTAAAGCAGGAAATACCAAATATTAGTCTGGGGACTGTTTATCGGAATCTCAATGTTCTAAAAGAGATGGGAGAAATTAGGGAATTGGATTATGGCAGTTCTCACAGCCATTTTGATGGTAATGCAGAAAAACATTACCACTTTACTTGTTTAGAATGTGGTAAGATCTGTGATGTGGATGAATCTCTACATTTTGAATTGAATCAGAATGTAGAAGAGAAGTTAGGATGTAGTATAGATTACCATCGATTAGAATTTTTTGGAGTCTGTTCTGAATGTAAGGCTAATAAAAATAAAACAGATTAA
- a CDS encoding flavin reductase family protein, which produces MQEVKYNQYSTEALEAISKGAFLTVQANGELNTMTIGWGNIGYIWGKPFFTVLVRHSRHTFQLIEETDEFTVSIPLDSDMREELNFCGTKSGENYDKFTECNLTVLSGQVVDTPVIGGCDLHYECKIKFKQVMDKENLDLDYKQEWYPTEDYHTLYFGEIVKSYLTK; this is translated from the coding sequence ATGCAGGAAGTTAAGTATAATCAATACTCAACTGAAGCCTTGGAAGCCATCTCTAAAGGAGCATTTCTGACTGTTCAGGCCAATGGAGAATTAAATACTATGACTATTGGTTGGGGAAATATAGGTTATATCTGGGGAAAGCCATTCTTTACAGTTTTAGTAAGACATTCACGTCATACTTTTCAGTTAATAGAAGAAACAGATGAATTTACAGTAAGTATTCCTTTAGATAGCGATATGAGAGAAGAGTTAAATTTTTGTGGAACTAAGTCTGGTGAAAATTATGATAAATTTACTGAATGTAATTTAACAGTACTTTCTGGTCAGGTAGTTGATACACCTGTTATTGGCGGTTGTGACCTGCATTATGAATGTAAGATTAAGTTTAAGCAAGTAATGGATAAAGAAAATTTAGATCTTGATTATAAACAAGAGTGGTATCCAACAGAGGATTACCATACTCTTTACTTTGGAGAGATTGTAAAATCATATTTGACAAAATAA
- a CDS encoding NAD(P)H-dependent oxidoreductase subunit E: MVTEKTIELSEEEKFAKLDEIIEKNQGQEGILINVLHQAQQIFGHVARKVQLHIAEGLDIPFSKVYAVVSFYSLFSTDVRGRYTIEVCTGTACYVKGAEDILEKLKTELEIDPGETTDDGLFTLETTRCIGACGMAPIIKIGDNTHGRLEEDQIPDLLSKYE; this comes from the coding sequence GTGGTTACAGAGAAAACAATAGAATTATCTGAAGAGGAAAAATTTGCTAAATTAGATGAGATTATTGAAAAGAATCAAGGCCAAGAAGGAATTTTAATTAATGTATTGCATCAAGCTCAGCAGATTTTTGGTCATGTAGCTCGGAAAGTTCAACTTCATATTGCAGAGGGATTAGATATTCCTTTTAGTAAAGTATATGCAGTGGTAAGTTTTTATTCGCTTTTTTCTACAGATGTTAGGGGGAGGTATACTATAGAGGTCTGCACTGGTACTGCCTGTTATGTAAAAGGAGCAGAAGATATTTTGGAAAAGCTCAAAACTGAATTAGAAATAGACCCAGGGGAAACAACTGATGATGGATTATTTACTTTAGAAACTACTAGATGTATAGGTGCTTGTGGTATGGCTCCAATTATTAAGATTGGAGATAATACTCATGGTAGATTAGAAGAAGATCAGATACCAGATTTATTGAGTAAATATGAATAA
- a CDS encoding superoxide dismutase family protein, translated as MVKLKEEINFYDSKEIAKAVIKGGPLAPNLKGVVYFKSAPKGTRVIVEVSGLPFYQPASDSKPPIGPHGFHIHEFGTCKVGDPDNPFQAAGEHYNPTNQPHGNHAGDLPVLFSNNGFARMSVFTNQFEVEEVIDRSVIIHQNPDDYRSQPAGDAGKRLACGVIEWV; from the coding sequence GTGGTAAAATTAAAAGAGGAAATAAATTTTTATGATTCTAAAGAGATAGCAAAAGCAGTTATTAAAGGAGGGCCTTTAGCTCCAAATTTAAAAGGAGTTGTTTACTTTAAATCTGCACCCAAAGGAACTAGAGTAATAGTGGAAGTTTCGGGGTTGCCATTTTATCAGCCAGCTTCTGATAGTAAACCGCCTATTGGTCCCCATGGTTTTCATATTCATGAATTTGGTACTTGTAAAGTAGGTGATCCCGATAATCCATTTCAGGCAGCAGGGGAACACTATAATCCTACTAATCAGCCCCATGGAAATCATGCAGGTGACCTACCAGTGCTTTTTTCAAATAATGGTTTTGCTCGCATGTCGGTCTTTACTAATCAGTTTGAAGTTGAGGAGGTAATAGATAGATCGGTAATTATTCATCAAAATCCTGATGATTATCGTAGTCAGCCGGCAGGAGATGCAGGAAAACGATTAGCTTGCGGAGTTATTGAGTGGGTTTAA
- a CDS encoding NifU family protein — translation MFFYEGKVRPSLEEDGGGVELVEIKDGIVKVKLTGACGGCPMSQMTLTNGIERVLKEEIPEIEKVESV, via the coding sequence TTGTTTTTTTATGAAGGAAAAGTTAGACCATCATTAGAAGAAGATGGCGGCGGTGTTGAATTAGTTGAAATTAAAGATGGAATTGTTAAGGTGAAATTAACAGGTGCTTGCGGCGGTTGTCCTATGTCTCAAATGACTCTCACAAATGGAATCGAACGAGTACTCAAAGAAGAAATTCCAGAAATAGAAAAAGTAGAATCTGTATAG